Proteins encoded in a region of the Triplophysa rosa linkage group LG14, Trosa_1v2, whole genome shotgun sequence genome:
- the gabbr1a gene encoding gamma-aminobutyric acid type B receptor subunit 1 yields MYAVMEQLLFLVILYSLPTLISAIHNSTTGGCAIIRPPRDGGIRYRGLTQEQIRSVEILPVDYEIEYICRGSRIIVGPKVRKCLPNGTWTEMNQISRCLLVCPRSWMSLENGRVTLLPPGQPVEGTVLRYSCHAGLLLEGFNISHCTKLGKWDSLKPLCVRDMNYTGKKKLYIGALFPMSGGWPGGQACLPAAQMALDLVNNRSDILPDYELELIHYDSMCDPGEATKLLYDLLYTEPIKIVLMPGCSSVSTLVAEAARMWNLIVFSYGSSSPALSNRQRFPTFFRTHPSATLHNPTRVRLFQKWGWTKIATIQQTTEVFTSTLDDLEERVKEAGIEISVRQSFLTDPAVAVKNLKRQDARIIVGLFYETEARKVFCEVFKEKLYGKKYVWFLIGWYADNWFKIKDPAINCTVENMTEAVEGHVTTEIVMLNPETVRGASNLTSQDFLAQLMSRLGGKNPEETGGFQEAPLAYDAVWALALALNKTVAPLRAKGWALEDFNYNNKDITAEIYRALNTSSFEGVSGHVVFDAQGSRMAWTLIEQLQGGSYKKIGYYDSTKGNLSWYANDKWIGASPPADQTMVIEEFRYLSQKLFVSVSVFAGLGILFGIVCLSFNIYNSSVRYIQNSQPYLNNMTAVGCVLALAAVFPLGIDGLHVHRSQFPVVCQFRLWLLGLGFSLAYGSMFTKIWWVHTVFTKKDEKKEKRKHLEPWKLYATVAVLLAIDVLSLLIWQIVDPLHITVEKFTKEAPKVDLDVLIQPLLEHCSSEKMNTWLGVVFGYKGLLLLLGIFLAYETKSISTEKINDHRAVGMAIYNVAVLCMITAPVTMILSSQQDASFAFASLAIIFSVYITLVVLFVPKIRRLITRGEWQSEQQDTLKTGSSTNNNEDEKSRQLERENRELQKIIQEKEERVTDLRNQLAERQALRSRRPTSVQNQNQNHSVPSTQTVPPGYTDQQSLPSSFSNSSNLYQGEGKLSRNNCHNSRLPLLYK; encoded by the exons atgCAGTAATGGAACAGCTATTATTTCTTGTAATTTTGTACTCGCTTCCTACTCTCATCTCAGCCATACATAATTCAACGACTGGAG GATGTGCAATAATTCGTCCCCCCAGAGATGGAGGGATTCGCTACCGAGGACTGACTCAGGAACAG ATCCGCAGTGTGGAGATCTTGCCTGTAGACTATGAGATTGAATATATCTGCAGAGGAAGCAGAATTATTGTAGGGCCCAAGGTCCGAAAATGCCTCCCCAATGGAACCTGGACTGAAATGAACCAGATCAGCAGATGCT TATTGGTTTGCCCTCGTTCATGGATGTCTCTGGAGAATGGAAGGGTGACGCTGCTGCCCCCTGGACAGCCAGTAGAGGGCACTGTTCTGCGTTACAGCTGCCATGCTGGCTTACTGTTGGAAGGTTTCAACATTTCTCACTGTACCAAGCTGGGCAAATGGGACTCACTTAAACCACTGTGTGTGC GTGACATGAACTATACAG GCAAAAAGAAACTGTACATCGGAGCTCTGTTTCCCATGAGTGGAGGATGGCCTGGTGGACAAGCGTGTCTCCCCGCAGCCCAGATGGCGTTGGATCTCGTGAACAACCGGAGCGACATTCTACCGGACTACGAGCTGGAGCTCATTCATTACGACAGTATG TGTGACCCAGGTGAAGCCACCAAACTGCTGTATGACCTGCTTTACACAGAGCCGATAAAGATCGTTCTGATGCCCGGCTGCAGCTCTGTGTCCACACTGGTGGCCGAGGCGGCACGCATGTGGAATCTCATcgtg TTCTCATACGGCTCTAGTTCTCCGGCTTTATCTAATCGTCAGCGCTTCCCCACTTTCTTCCGAACGCACCCGTCAGCAACTTTGCATAATCCCACACGTGTTCGGCTCTTCCAGAAGTGGGGATGGACTAAGATCGCCACTATCCAGCAAACCACTGAAGTTTTTACCTCG ACATTGGATGATTTGGAAGAGCGGGTAAAGGAGGCCGGCATCGAGATAAGCGTCAGGCAGAGCTTCCTCACTGATCCCGCGGTGGCTGTCAAAAACCTAAAG CGTCAAGATGCGAGAATCATAGTCGGCCTCTTTTACGAGACTGAAgccagaaaagtgttttgtgag GTCTTTAAAGAGAAACTGTATGGTAAGAAGTATGTATGGTTCCTCATCGGCTGGTACGCAGACaactggtttaagatcaaagaTCCGGCCATCAACTGCACGGTGGAGAACATGACGGAGGCGGTGGAAGGGCACGTCACCACTGAGATCGTGATGCTGAATCCAGAGACCGTCCGCGGTGCTTCAAACCTG ACCTCGCAGGACTTCCTGGCACAGCTGATGTCACGTCTGGGTGGGAAAAACCCTGAGGAAACGGGTGGATTTCAGGAAGCTCCGCTGGCGTATGATGCCGTATGGGCCCTTGCACTGGCCCTCAATAAAACTGTGGCCCCCCTGAGGGCCAAAGGGTGGGCACTGGAGGACTTCAACTACAACAACAAAGATATCACAGCGGAGATTTACCGAGCCCTCAACACAAGCTCGTTCGAAGGAGTATCT GGTCATGTTGTGTTCGATGCTCAGGGATCGCGTATGGCCTGGACTCTAATAGAGCAACTGCAAG GTGGGAGCTACAAAAAGATTGGATACTATGACAGCACAAAAGGCAACCTGTCCTGGTACGCAAACGACAAATGGATCG GTGCCAGCCCTCCAGCAGACCAGACCATGGTGATCGAGGAGTTCCGCTATCTTTCTCAGAAGCtctttgtctctgtgtctgtctttgCCGGACTGGGAATCCTTTTCGGAATAGTTTGCCTCTCCTTCAATATATACAACAGTAGCGTTAG ATACATCCAGAACTCCCAACCCTATCTGAACAACATGACCGCAGTGGGCTGCGTTCTAGCGCTGGCTGCCGTCTTTCCCCTGGGCATCGATGGCTTGCATGTTCATAGATCACAATTCCCAGTTGTCTGCCAG tTTCGCCTGTGGCTACTAGGGCTCGGCTTCAGTTTAGCCTATGGCAGCATGTTCACTAAGATCTGGTGGGTTCACACTGTGTTCACTAAAAAAGatgagaaaaaagagaaaaggaaG caCTTGGAACCGTGGAAGCTGTACGCGACCGTCGCTGTTCTGCTCGCTATTGATGTCCTCTCTTTGCTTATCTGGCAGATCGTGGACCCATTGCACATCACCGTCGAG AAGTTCACTAAAGAAGCTCCAAAAGTAGATCTAGATGTGTTGATTCAGCCTCTTCTTGAGCATTGCAGTTCAGAAAAGATGAACACGTGGCTTG GTGTGGTGTTTGGCTACAAGGGTCTTCTCTTGCTGTTGGGAATCTTTCTGGCCTACGAGACCAAGTCCATCTCCACGGAGAAGATTAATGACCACAGAGCAGTTGGCATGGCCATCTACAACGTAGCT GTGCTGTGTATGATAACTGCTCCGGTGACCATGATCCTCTCCTCTCAGCAGGATGCTTCATTTGCATTCGCGTCTCTGGCCATCATCTTCTCTGTTTACATCACTCTCGTGGTTCTTTTTGTGCCTAAG ATACGTCGTTTGATCACCCGTGGCGAGTGGCAGTCAGAACAGCAGGACACGCTAAAAACCGGATCCTCCACAAACAACAACGAAGACGAGAAGTCACGCCAGCTAGAGCGCGAGAACAGGGAACTCCAGAAGATCATACAAGAG AAGGAGGAAAGAGTGACAGATCTTCGGAATCAACTCGCGGAACGTCAAGCCTTGCGTTCTCGCAGACCCACGTCCGTCCAAAATCAGAACCAAAATCACAGCGTTCCTTCCACTCAGACGGTCCCGCCAGGCTACACAGACCAACAGTCTCTGCCTTCATCCTTCTCCAATTCCTCCAACCTCTACCAGGGCGAAGGCAAACTGAGCCGAAACAACTGCCACAACAGCCGGTTGCCCCTCCTGTACAAATGA